Part of the Grimontia kaedaensis genome is shown below.
GTACCTAAGGCAGACCAAGACGCGCCCCATATCGAAAAAAAGCACATTGTTGATTGGCTGGTACAACATAAAGTAGCCAGCTTTTTCCGCTTTGAAGAAACCATTGAAGCGGTGCTTGTGAAAATCAATGCTTCCAACGACGAGTGGAAGGGGGAGCCGGACGATGTTGTTGTCGCTGAACGCCGAGATGCTTCGGTCAGCGCGCGTTTTGACGACGAAAAAATGACAGCCTTCCTTCGTGTCAATGGTGCCTGTGGCGGCAATCCCATTAAGGGCAACGATCTCCTTGCTGCGCTCAAAGCGTCTCAGATCGTGCGTGGCGTAAAGAAACAAACCTTGCAGAAACTCCTTACCGCGTCCGCGCGCTTAAAACCTGGTGAGTACCTCGAAGTGCCTATCGCCAGTGGAAAATGGCCTATCCCTGGTGAAGATTCCAAGCTTGCTTACCTTGTTCAAGACAGTAAATCCCGTGTACTCCGCCCGCAAGAGCGCGAGGACGGTACCGTCGATATGCGTGATTTGGGCAAAATGATCACGGTTCAGGAAGGTCAGCCGCTTGCGAAACGAATCCCGCCGACAAAAGGGATCGAAGGATTCCGTGTGACGGGGGAAATCCTTCCAACGACTCCCGGTAGTGACGTTCCATTAAGACTTTATCCAGGCAGTAAATTCAGCAATAACGATGAGAATGTGATTGTCGCAGAAGTGGCTGGATTACCAATCCTGCAACCGGATGGTGTCGAAGTCGACAATGCTTTGTGCATGAAGGCGGTAACTGTGGCTACTGGCCATGTTGATTTTGAAGGCAGTGTGGTGATTAACGGTGACGTTAACGCCGGTATGAAAGTGAACGCTACTGGTTCAATTACCGTTGGTGGTGTCGTGGAGTCAGCAACATTAACAGCTGGCGGTGACATCATTATTCACAATGGCATTCTTGGAAGGCAGGTTCAGTCTGAACAGGAAATTACCACCAGCTTGAAAGCTAAAGGGTCAGTGGTTGCTAAATTCGCACAGTATGCGCGTATCGAAGCCAAAGGCGACATCAACATTAGCCAGCACGCGATGCATTGCCGCACCTTCACTGAAAACCACTTGGTTGTGTGTGATGATAACAAACGTACGGGTACCTTGACTGGTGGTACACATGTTGCGCAGTGTGGTGTCAGAGCAGTCACCCTAGGGGCAGCATCTGGTGTTCACACAAATGTTCACGCATTTACTGGCCTCAGTGAATTAATGGAAGACACGATTAACCTATCGAAAGAGCTAGATCATGAACATGAACAGCTTATGAAGATAAAAGACGCTGAGATGAAGCTACTGCAACAGCCCGCGAACAAGCGCCCTGAGGAGCTAATAGAACGCTTGGCGTGGACTAAAACACACCACTTTGAGCGTATCGCTCAGATCAAGGCAAAGATGGAGCATAGCTCCTCTGAGCTCAGCTCGCTATATCGCCGTTACGTGATTGAAGTTTACAAAAATTGCTTTCCTGGTGTTTACTGCCAGATAGGAGATACCTCAATTAATCTGGTCAATGAGTACGGGGCATGTAAATTTGTCACCAACGGAAAAGAAGTCACCATTGAAAAATCTT
Proteins encoded:
- a CDS encoding DUF342 domain-containing protein yields the protein MLQQLLRLSNDGRRVYMTVVPKADQDAPHIEKKHIVDWLVQHKVASFFRFEETIEAVLVKINASNDEWKGEPDDVVVAERRDASVSARFDDEKMTAFLRVNGACGGNPIKGNDLLAALKASQIVRGVKKQTLQKLLTASARLKPGEYLEVPIASGKWPIPGEDSKLAYLVQDSKSRVLRPQEREDGTVDMRDLGKMITVQEGQPLAKRIPPTKGIEGFRVTGEILPTTPGSDVPLRLYPGSKFSNNDENVIVAEVAGLPILQPDGVEVDNALCMKAVTVATGHVDFEGSVVINGDVNAGMKVNATGSITVGGVVESATLTAGGDIIIHNGILGRQVQSEQEITTSLKAKGSVVAKFAQYARIEAKGDINISQHAMHCRTFTENHLVVCDDNKRTGTLTGGTHVAQCGVRAVTLGAASGVHTNVHAFTGLSELMEDTINLSKELDHEHEQLMKIKDAEMKLLQQPANKRPEELIERLAWTKTHHFERIAQIKAKMEHSSSELSSLYRRYVIEVYKNCFPGVYCQIGDTSINLVNEYGACKFVTNGKEVTIEKSSS